Proteins from a single region of Pyxidicoccus xibeiensis:
- a CDS encoding ABC transporter permease, whose product MLEILHALLFSTLDAAPALVFAALGAVLSERAGVVAVGVEGMMRVGAFCAAVAALAMPTALAVCVGMLAGAALAAVHGFLTIRWRSDQVVSGIALNLVALAGGTFLLESLYGPNGTPPITQLSRWELPGLSSVPVLGALSGHSAPTYLALLLPFVFQALLARTPLGLRLRAVGDKPQAVATLGLSVAGLRWGAVLGGGLLAGLGGAVLSTAVLDRFEQHTPAGLGFMALAAMVFGRWTPVGAFLAAAFFAFGNALRIGLVSSAPGLLELVPQGMLLALPYMLTLALLTLQGQRSNAPAALGAPYEQESR is encoded by the coding sequence GTGCTTGAAATCCTCCACGCCCTGCTCTTCTCCACGCTGGACGCGGCCCCGGCGCTCGTCTTCGCCGCCCTGGGCGCGGTGCTGTCCGAGCGCGCCGGGGTGGTGGCCGTCGGCGTCGAGGGCATGATGCGCGTGGGCGCCTTCTGCGCGGCGGTGGCGGCGCTCGCCATGCCCACGGCCCTGGCCGTCTGCGTGGGCATGCTCGCGGGCGCGGCGCTCGCCGCGGTGCACGGCTTCCTCACCATCCGCTGGCGCTCCGACCAGGTGGTGTCCGGCATCGCCCTCAACCTGGTGGCCCTGGCCGGCGGCACCTTCCTGCTCGAGTCCCTCTACGGCCCCAACGGTACGCCGCCCATCACCCAGCTGTCCCGCTGGGAGCTGCCCGGCCTGTCCTCGGTGCCCGTGCTGGGTGCCCTCTCCGGCCACTCCGCCCCCACGTACCTCGCCCTGCTCCTGCCCTTCGTCTTCCAGGCCCTGCTGGCGCGCACGCCCCTGGGCCTGCGCCTGCGCGCCGTGGGCGACAAGCCCCAGGCCGTGGCCACCCTGGGCCTGTCCGTCGCCGGCCTGCGCTGGGGCGCGGTGCTCGGCGGAGGGCTGCTGGCGGGCCTGGGCGGCGCCGTCCTCTCCACCGCCGTGCTGGACCGCTTCGAGCAGCACACCCCCGCCGGCCTGGGCTTCATGGCCCTGGCCGCCATGGTCTTCGGCCGGTGGACCCCCGTGGGCGCCTTCCTCGCCGCCGCCTTCTTCGCCTTCGGCAACGCGCTGCGCATCGGCCTCGTGTCCAGCGCCCCCGGCCTGCTGGAGCTCGTACCCCAGGGCATGTTGCTCGCCCTTCCCTACATGCTCACCCTGGCCCTCCTCACCCTCCAGGGACAGCGGAGCAATGCCCCCGCCGCCCTCGGCGCGCCCTATGAGCAGGAGTCGCGCTGA
- a CDS encoding ComEC/Rec2 family competence protein, whose translation MSPRLFSILGVLLAVVACKEPPPPGAAEPRQPAEPQQRRAEPRRYFGGAPDGKLHVYFFNVGQGDAALIVSPEGHTVLVDSGPASAADHLVNRLPELLTQRLDLVVLTHPHEDHHGALEPVLRRVGARQLLEPRVGDTPPEYDALLATLGEQGMEILSPSPPPSTPNAPLRLSLGTGVELTVLWPRPPEERLEVPGAVVEANSIVLRLTYGDTAVLFTGDAHARTEAHLLSLGAPLKATLLKVAAHGAEGPTTDAFLKAVEPRAAVISVGPDNTRGAPAPGTVKRLQAKGAQVFRTDVEGEVQVVGDGKTLVITPQRLPAGVPEDTRYTFAGLSSGGAVANAASATGPEGDVPLAKPSKPPASKTQTSRTGSGGRDSTDLSRYGQVVDIDALPSSDTPPRPRPEARPPRGGTQPGAMSAGGYIGSSRTDVFHLPSCSSAKRIKRENRVTFPTRDEAISQRRRPAKDCNP comes from the coding sequence ATGAGCCCGCGCCTGTTCTCCATCCTCGGGGTGCTGCTGGCCGTGGTGGCCTGCAAGGAGCCCCCGCCGCCCGGGGCCGCCGAGCCGCGGCAGCCCGCCGAGCCGCAGCAGCGCCGCGCCGAGCCCCGGCGCTACTTCGGCGGCGCCCCGGACGGGAAGCTGCACGTCTACTTCTTCAACGTGGGCCAGGGAGACGCCGCGCTCATCGTGTCGCCCGAGGGGCACACGGTGCTGGTGGACTCGGGCCCGGCGTCCGCGGCGGACCACCTGGTGAACCGGCTGCCGGAGCTGCTCACGCAGCGGCTGGACCTGGTCGTCCTCACGCACCCGCACGAGGACCACCACGGCGCGCTGGAGCCGGTGCTGCGGCGGGTGGGCGCCCGGCAGCTGCTGGAGCCGCGCGTCGGCGACACGCCGCCGGAGTACGACGCCCTGCTCGCCACGCTCGGTGAGCAGGGGATGGAAATCCTCTCGCCCTCGCCGCCGCCGTCCACGCCCAACGCGCCGCTGCGCCTGTCGCTGGGCACGGGCGTGGAGCTCACCGTGCTGTGGCCCCGGCCTCCGGAGGAGCGGCTCGAGGTGCCGGGGGCGGTGGTGGAGGCCAACTCCATCGTCCTGCGCCTCACGTACGGCGACACGGCCGTGCTCTTCACGGGTGACGCGCATGCGAGGACGGAGGCGCACCTGCTGTCCCTCGGCGCGCCCCTCAAGGCCACGCTGCTCAAGGTGGCCGCCCACGGCGCGGAGGGGCCCACCACCGATGCCTTCCTGAAGGCGGTGGAGCCCCGCGCCGCCGTCATCTCCGTGGGCCCCGACAACACGCGCGGCGCGCCCGCGCCCGGCACGGTGAAGCGCCTGCAGGCGAAGGGCGCCCAGGTGTTCCGCACCGACGTGGAGGGCGAGGTGCAGGTGGTGGGGGACGGGAAGACGCTCGTCATCACCCCGCAGCGCCTGCCCGCCGGCGTGCCGGAGGACACGCGCTACACCTTCGCCGGCCTGAGCAGCGGCGGGGCCGTCGCCAACGCCGCGTCCGCCACCGGGCCCGAGGGGGACGTGCCCCTGGCGAAGCCCTCGAAGCCGCCAGCGTCGAAGACCCAGACGTCACGGACGGGGTCCGGCGGCCGCGACTCCACGGACCTGTCGCGCTACGGCCAGGTGGTGGACATCGACGCCCTGCCCTCCTCGGACACGCCCCCCCGCCCGCGCCCCGAGGCCCGCCCGCCGCGCGGCGGCACGCAGCCGGGCGCCATGTCCGCTGGAGGCTATATCGGCAGCAGCAGGACGGACGTCTTCCACCTGCCCTCCTGCAGCAGCGCGAAGAGGATCAAGAGGGAGAACCGGGTCACCTTCCCGACTCGCGACGAGGCCATCTCCCAGCGCCGCCGGCCCGCCAAGGACTGCAACCCGTAG
- a CDS encoding TraR/DksA family transcriptional regulator, giving the protein MNEKQREDFKKLLLALHAELTEKTPARIEPNRTDDARIGGDEDEQPLNEMMQAIASNRNRNMDGVLARVLKALGKLRDEPDSYGECEECGDALPLGRLRAMPYAEYCVTCQGAKDGPKGRATRKKLTDYT; this is encoded by the coding sequence GTGAACGAGAAACAGCGAGAGGACTTCAAGAAGCTGCTCCTGGCCCTCCACGCCGAGCTGACGGAGAAGACGCCGGCGAGGATAGAGCCCAACCGCACCGACGACGCGCGCATCGGCGGCGACGAGGACGAGCAGCCCCTCAACGAGATGATGCAGGCCATCGCCTCCAACCGGAACCGGAACATGGATGGCGTGCTGGCCCGCGTGCTGAAGGCGTTGGGCAAGCTGCGCGACGAGCCGGACTCCTATGGCGAGTGCGAGGAGTGCGGCGACGCGCTGCCCCTGGGCCGGCTGCGCGCCATGCCGTACGCGGAGTACTGCGTCACGTGCCAGGGCGCCAAGGACGGCCCCAAGGGCCGCGCCACGCGCAAGAAGCTCACCGACTACACCTGA
- a CDS encoding ABC transporter permease yields the protein MRERVTQALPSVLSVLLALAVCWALIALTMDAGTASDAYLQMLWGGIGNWPSYLEGAAATVLTRPLGEAGMKAALLTLTGLSVAIAFKVGLFNIGAQGQMLLGALAAAVVGAQVSLPGVLHVPAALLAAALAGAAWAGIAALLKLYRGVHEVISTIMLNWVAVSLVDAWLVVGPLRGVAEGGQSITGTAEIQPTAALPRLLGDLSRLNLGFLLALLLAVAVWAWLERTRSGFETRAVGLGAEAARAAGVPVARRIGVAMALAGAMAGLAGAVLVLGTEGRYPGTLGAPYGFDGIAIALIGNNHPLGATVAALFFGILRAGGTRMQLLGVHKSFPELIQGLALLFVAGRMVWLAVLRRRQSSTEAPRA from the coding sequence ATGCGTGAGCGTGTGACGCAGGCGCTGCCGTCGGTCCTCTCCGTGCTGCTGGCCCTCGCGGTGTGCTGGGCGCTCATCGCCCTGACGATGGACGCGGGCACCGCGTCGGACGCCTATCTGCAGATGTTGTGGGGTGGCATCGGCAACTGGCCCTCGTACCTGGAAGGGGCCGCCGCCACCGTCCTCACCCGGCCCCTGGGCGAGGCGGGGATGAAGGCCGCGCTGCTGACCCTCACCGGCCTGTCCGTGGCCATCGCCTTCAAGGTGGGCCTGTTCAACATCGGCGCGCAGGGGCAGATGCTGCTCGGCGCGCTGGCCGCGGCGGTGGTGGGCGCCCAGGTGTCGCTGCCCGGCGTGCTGCACGTGCCGGCGGCGCTGCTGGCCGCGGCGCTCGCGGGGGCGGCGTGGGCGGGCATCGCCGCGCTCCTCAAGCTCTACCGGGGCGTGCACGAGGTCATCTCCACCATCATGCTCAACTGGGTGGCGGTGAGCCTGGTGGACGCGTGGCTCGTCGTGGGCCCGCTGCGCGGCGTGGCCGAGGGCGGCCAGTCCATCACCGGCACCGCCGAAATCCAGCCCACCGCGGCGCTGCCCCGGCTGCTGGGGGACCTCTCCCGCCTCAACCTGGGCTTCCTCCTGGCCTTGCTGCTGGCCGTGGCCGTGTGGGCGTGGCTGGAGCGCACCCGCTCCGGCTTCGAGACACGCGCGGTGGGCCTGGGCGCCGAGGCGGCCCGCGCCGCCGGTGTCCCCGTGGCGCGGCGCATCGGCGTGGCCATGGCGCTGGCCGGGGCCATGGCGGGGCTGGCCGGCGCGGTGCTCGTGCTGGGCACGGAGGGGCGCTACCCCGGCACGCTCGGCGCGCCGTATGGCTTCGATGGCATCGCCATCGCCCTCATCGGCAACAACCACCCGCTGGGCGCCACGGTGGCCGCGCTCTTCTTCGGCATCCTGCGCGCGGGCGGCACGCGCATGCAGCTGCTGGGCGTGCACAAGAGCTTCCCCGAGCTCATCCAGGGCCTGGCGCTCCTGTTCGTCGCCGGCCGCATGGTGTGGCTGGCCGTGCTGCGCCGCCGCCAGTCCTCGACGGAGGCTCCCCGTGCTTGA
- a CDS encoding sensor histidine kinase, whose translation MTATYRPRVLAVDVESRGMERLHSILAPAGYDVLPASGSSSAVRQGADLVLLDVERPGTDGLAAYRRLLANLGGPSLPVLMLTPSADRQTRRQVLEAGVDDLLITEPLDPLELKVRVHTLLELKAHREAGGQRAEALLDPRMRWVEMERLARLGTLAADVAQNLGRVGEGLQRALSHVQTRAMQGQLPDAEELKKLGVAGEQMRLHGQHLLSLGPTNPKDIQRFDLRDLVPGVVERMRVAGRLGSAEVKVLLPEDPIAVVFNRRQLEQVLVELLSNAVDAVEDVKDRPRRIHVGVELPDMFGDFGPRMFVKDTGIGIFEDEVGAVFEPYYTTKAPEKGAGLGLTVARALVEAMGGKLTVQSRVNLGSTFVVELPEQTSSW comes from the coding sequence ATGACCGCAACGTACCGGCCGAGAGTGCTGGCCGTGGACGTGGAGTCACGAGGAATGGAGCGGCTGCATTCCATCCTGGCGCCGGCCGGCTACGACGTGCTGCCTGCCAGCGGGTCGTCGTCCGCGGTGCGGCAGGGGGCGGACCTGGTGCTGCTCGACGTGGAGCGGCCCGGGACGGATGGCCTCGCGGCCTACCGGCGGCTGTTGGCCAACCTGGGCGGCCCGTCGCTCCCGGTCCTCATGCTGACGCCCAGCGCCGACCGGCAGACGCGCCGGCAGGTGCTGGAGGCGGGCGTGGACGACCTGCTCATCACCGAGCCGCTGGACCCACTGGAACTGAAGGTTCGTGTGCATACCCTGTTGGAGCTGAAGGCCCACCGTGAGGCGGGCGGCCAGCGCGCCGAGGCGCTGCTGGACCCGCGCATGCGGTGGGTGGAGATGGAGCGGCTGGCGCGCCTGGGCACGCTGGCGGCGGACGTGGCGCAGAACCTGGGCCGCGTGGGTGAGGGCCTGCAGCGCGCCCTGTCCCACGTCCAGACGCGGGCCATGCAGGGCCAGCTGCCGGACGCCGAGGAGCTGAAGAAGCTGGGCGTGGCGGGCGAGCAGATGCGGCTGCACGGCCAGCACCTGCTCTCGCTGGGCCCCACCAACCCCAAGGACATCCAGCGCTTCGACCTGCGCGACCTGGTGCCCGGCGTGGTGGAGCGGATGCGCGTCGCCGGCCGGCTGGGCTCGGCGGAGGTGAAGGTGCTGCTGCCCGAGGACCCGATTGCGGTGGTCTTCAACCGGCGTCAGCTGGAGCAGGTGCTGGTGGAGCTGTTGTCCAACGCGGTGGACGCGGTGGAGGACGTGAAGGACCGTCCCCGTCGCATCCACGTGGGCGTGGAGCTGCCGGACATGTTCGGCGACTTCGGCCCGCGCATGTTCGTCAAGGACACCGGCATCGGCATCTTCGAGGACGAGGTCGGCGCCGTCTTCGAGCCGTACTACACGACGAAGGCGCCGGAGAAGGGCGCCGGCCTGGGCCTCACCGTGGCGCGCGCCCTGGTGGAAGCCATGGGCGGCAAGCTCACGGTGCAGAGCCGCGTCAACCTGGGCAGCACCTTCGTGGTGGAGCTGCCCGAGCAGACCTCTTCCTGGTAG
- a CDS encoding phospho-sugar mutase, with protein MDTTGLRERAEAWRRADPDPSTAAELADLLARGDWAELQDRFAGDLEFGTAGLRGVLGAGPNRMNRAVVRRTTAGLARYLKEQVPDIGRRGVVVGRDARRLSAELAEDTAAVLAAEGIPAHVFPHPVPTPLVAFAALHLNAAAAVMVTASHNPPEYNGYKVYWGNGAQIIPPHDTGIAAAIAKVEPANRVSLLAPDDARTKGLWRELEDGVGEEYLRAILGLRVHKRGSDTLSIVYTAMHGVGGVWAERALREAGFPRFTAVSEQQLPDGRFPTVRFPNPEEPGAMDLSRATADRVSADLVLANDPDADRLAVMARDADGTLRLLTGNEVGVLLGHYMLTQGTKRARPHVVTTIVSSTQLGDIARALGAAYDEVLTGFKWIANRALERERAEGTQFVFGYEEALGYTVGTVARDKDGVGSALVMADLAAWCQSRGTTVLGYLEEIQRRHGLYVGAQRNVTLPGASGAQTIRAIMDAFRASPPTRIGGDPVRAVRDYKQGGAGLPPSNVLALELEGGGRVTLRPSGTEPKIKYYFELKESLAPGEPMARARERAEARLARFIDDFVALARERGQPA; from the coding sequence ATGGACACCACCGGACTGAGAGAGCGTGCGGAGGCGTGGCGCCGGGCGGACCCGGACCCGTCCACCGCGGCGGAGCTGGCGGACCTGCTCGCCCGCGGCGACTGGGCGGAGCTGCAGGACCGCTTCGCCGGTGACCTGGAGTTCGGCACCGCCGGCCTGCGCGGCGTGCTGGGCGCCGGCCCCAACCGGATGAACCGCGCCGTGGTGCGCCGCACCACCGCGGGCCTGGCGCGCTACCTCAAGGAACAGGTGCCGGACATCGGCAGGCGCGGCGTGGTGGTGGGGCGCGACGCGCGCCGGCTGAGCGCGGAGCTGGCGGAGGACACCGCCGCCGTGCTCGCCGCGGAGGGCATTCCCGCGCACGTCTTCCCGCACCCGGTCCCCACGCCGCTGGTCGCCTTCGCCGCCCTGCACCTCAACGCCGCGGCCGCCGTCATGGTGACGGCCAGCCACAACCCGCCCGAGTACAACGGCTACAAGGTCTACTGGGGCAACGGCGCGCAGATCATCCCCCCGCATGACACCGGCATCGCCGCCGCCATCGCGAAGGTGGAGCCCGCCAACCGCGTGTCCCTGCTCGCCCCGGACGACGCCCGCACCAAGGGCCTGTGGCGGGAGCTGGAGGACGGGGTGGGGGAGGAGTACCTGCGCGCCATCCTCGGGCTGCGCGTGCACAAGCGCGGCTCCGACACGCTGTCCATCGTCTACACCGCCATGCACGGCGTGGGCGGCGTCTGGGCGGAGCGCGCCCTGCGCGAGGCGGGCTTCCCGCGCTTCACCGCGGTGTCGGAGCAGCAGCTGCCGGACGGCCGCTTCCCCACGGTGCGCTTCCCCAACCCGGAGGAGCCCGGCGCCATGGACCTGTCGCGCGCCACCGCGGATCGGGTGAGCGCGGACCTGGTGCTGGCCAATGACCCGGACGCGGACCGGCTGGCCGTCATGGCGCGCGACGCGGACGGTACGCTGCGCCTGCTCACCGGCAACGAGGTGGGCGTGCTGCTGGGCCACTACATGCTCACCCAGGGCACGAAGCGCGCGCGGCCGCACGTCGTCACCACCATCGTCTCGTCCACGCAGCTGGGGGACATCGCCCGTGCGCTGGGCGCGGCCTATGACGAGGTGCTCACCGGCTTCAAGTGGATTGCCAACCGCGCCCTGGAGCGCGAGCGCGCCGAGGGCACGCAGTTCGTCTTCGGCTACGAGGAGGCGCTCGGCTACACCGTGGGCACGGTGGCGCGGGACAAGGACGGCGTGGGCTCGGCGCTCGTCATGGCGGACCTGGCCGCGTGGTGTCAGTCGCGCGGCACCACGGTGCTCGGCTACCTGGAGGAAATCCAGCGCCGCCACGGCCTGTACGTGGGCGCCCAGCGCAACGTCACGCTGCCCGGCGCCTCGGGCGCCCAGACGATTCGCGCCATCATGGACGCCTTCCGCGCCTCGCCGCCCACGCGCATCGGCGGAGACCCGGTGCGCGCCGTGCGCGACTACAAGCAGGGCGGGGCGGGGCTGCCTCCGTCCAACGTGCTCGCCCTGGAGCTGGAGGGCGGCGGCCGCGTCACCCTGCGGCCGTCCGGCACCGAGCCCAAGATAAAGTACTACTTCGAGCTGAAGGAATCGCTCGCCCCCGGGGAGCCCATGGCCCGCGCCCGGGAGCGCGCGGAGGCCCGGCTGGCGCGGTTCATCGACGATTTCGTGGCGCTCGCGCGTGAGCGCGGGCAGCCCGCCTGA
- a CDS encoding ABC transporter ATP-binding protein codes for MSLAGASLDVREGELLAVVGENGAGKSSLMNVLYGLYTPDVGELSVGGQPVRFRSPRDAIARGIGMVHQHFMLVPTLTVAENVVLGREPTRRGLFDMERAVSEVAATCARFGFQLEPRARVDTLTVGSQQKVEIVKALHRGAQVLILDEPTAVLTPQESDELARVMRGLVAQGHTVVLISHKLREVLGVADRIAVMRRGRVVAEVRASETTVEQLATLMVGEGHRAVAGLGTHAVTPRADAGGHRNVASSGTQAPGPRPEGAGHPPVPSPEGHAPTQGFEDEGSRNLAGSGAHDARPPPLASTGEVLLEARSLQAVGDNGRPALRGVDLTVRAGEIVGIAGVDGNGQRELAEVLTGLRKLASGGGTLLGGPLEGLTPAQARERGVGHVPEDRLRRAVVKALTVEENVALGRHTRPPFARGPWIDFAGRRERTSALLAAYDVRPTDPTLPLQALSGGNQQKVVVARELDAGPRLLVVVQPTRGLDIGAVAQVQAKLREARERGAGVVLVSLDLEEVLALSDRVYVLFEGRVTGHFTRAEFDERELGRRMLGAGAGHA; via the coding sequence GTGTCGCTGGCGGGCGCGTCGCTCGACGTTCGCGAGGGCGAGCTGCTGGCCGTGGTGGGAGAGAACGGCGCGGGCAAGTCCAGCCTGATGAACGTCCTCTACGGCCTCTACACGCCCGACGTGGGCGAGCTGTCCGTGGGCGGGCAGCCCGTGCGCTTCCGGAGCCCGCGCGACGCGATTGCTCGGGGCATCGGCATGGTGCACCAGCACTTCATGCTCGTGCCCACGCTGACGGTGGCGGAGAACGTGGTGCTCGGCCGCGAGCCCACCCGGCGCGGCCTGTTCGACATGGAGCGCGCCGTCAGCGAGGTGGCCGCCACCTGCGCCCGCTTCGGCTTCCAGCTGGAGCCGCGCGCCCGCGTGGACACCCTCACCGTGGGCTCGCAGCAGAAGGTCGAAATCGTCAAGGCGCTGCACCGGGGCGCCCAGGTGCTCATCCTCGACGAGCCCACCGCCGTCCTCACGCCGCAGGAGTCCGACGAGCTGGCCCGCGTGATGCGCGGCCTCGTCGCGCAGGGGCACACCGTGGTGCTCATCAGCCACAAGCTGCGAGAGGTGCTGGGCGTGGCGGACCGCATCGCCGTCATGCGCCGGGGCCGCGTGGTGGCCGAGGTGCGCGCGTCGGAGACCACCGTCGAGCAGCTGGCCACCCTCATGGTGGGCGAGGGGCACCGGGCCGTGGCCGGGCTCGGGACGCACGCCGTGACACCCAGGGCCGATGCGGGGGGCCACCGGAACGTGGCGAGCTCGGGGACGCAGGCTCCGGGCCCCAGGCCTGAGGGAGCGGGCCACCCGCCCGTGCCGAGCCCCGAGGGACATGCTCCTACACAAGGGTTCGAGGATGAGGGCTCCCGGAACCTGGCGGGCTCCGGGGCGCACGACGCGAGGCCCCCGCCCCTCGCGAGCACGGGCGAGGTGCTCCTGGAAGCCCGCTCCCTCCAGGCCGTGGGGGACAACGGGCGCCCGGCGCTGCGCGGCGTGGACCTCACCGTGCGCGCGGGTGAAATCGTCGGCATCGCCGGCGTGGATGGGAACGGGCAGCGCGAGCTGGCCGAGGTGCTCACCGGCCTGCGCAAGCTGGCATCGGGAGGCGGCACGCTGCTCGGCGGCCCATTGGAGGGCCTCACCCCCGCCCAGGCTCGCGAGCGCGGCGTGGGCCACGTGCCCGAGGACCGGCTGCGCCGCGCGGTGGTGAAGGCCCTCACCGTGGAGGAGAACGTCGCGCTGGGCCGGCACACGCGGCCCCCCTTCGCCCGGGGCCCGTGGATTGACTTCGCCGGCCGCCGCGAGCGCACGAGCGCCCTGCTGGCCGCGTACGACGTGCGCCCCACGGACCCGACGCTGCCCCTGCAGGCGCTGTCCGGCGGCAACCAGCAGAAGGTGGTGGTGGCGCGCGAGCTGGACGCCGGGCCCCGGCTGCTGGTGGTGGTGCAGCCCACGCGCGGCCTGGACATCGGCGCGGTGGCCCAGGTGCAGGCCAAGCTGCGCGAGGCGCGAGAACGAGGCGCCGGGGTGGTGCTGGTGTCCCTGGACCTGGAGGAGGTGCTGGCGCTGTCGGACCGCGTCTACGTCCTCTTCGAGGGCCGCGTGACGGGCCACTTCACCCGCGCGGAGTTCGACGAGCGCGAGCTGGGACGGCGCATGCTGGGCGCGGGAGCAGGCCATGCGTGA
- a CDS encoding ComEC/Rec2 family competence protein, which translates to MTSFTRWLTLLVLLLAPLTGLAAAPSAASRPLTVYFFDVGQGDAALVVSPTGKTVLIDGGPPEARERLARRLRELVKEPLDLVILTHPHLDHLGGLTEAVRAVGAKRFMDPGFDHPSDAYRDLLDFVGGAVGQVMTPEPNPKSPETLLTIGLGEGVSLSVLWPRVPQEPFLDDTRSDPNSNSIVAKLTYGKTAILFTGDAEPDTEAALLQKRIDFTSTVLKVAHHGGRHSSTAAFLAAVKPKAAVISCGVGNDYGHPTPEALERLKATGARVFRTDQDGEVVAVSDGTSVSLRAGNGGAALVAPGGVKPGPVALGPILPSPSRARRSRDREPEPAPRGGTGAVTVKRPDPAPPTTPRGSAAVGAEVSRFIGLKGSKVFHREDCGALKRSKSERTVYTSRDAAARERRPAEDCHP; encoded by the coding sequence GTGACGTCCTTCACCCGGTGGCTCACCCTCCTCGTCCTCCTGCTGGCCCCGCTGACGGGCCTCGCCGCGGCGCCGTCCGCCGCCAGCCGGCCGCTCACGGTGTATTTCTTCGACGTGGGCCAGGGGGACGCGGCCCTCGTCGTCTCGCCCACGGGGAAGACGGTCCTCATCGACGGCGGCCCGCCCGAGGCGCGAGAGCGGCTGGCGCGCCGGCTGCGCGAGCTGGTGAAGGAGCCGCTGGACCTGGTCATCCTCACGCACCCGCACCTGGACCACCTGGGAGGCCTCACCGAGGCGGTGCGCGCGGTGGGAGCGAAGCGCTTCATGGACCCGGGCTTCGACCACCCGAGCGACGCCTACCGCGACCTGCTGGACTTCGTGGGCGGGGCGGTGGGCCAGGTGATGACGCCGGAGCCCAACCCGAAGTCCCCCGAGACGCTGCTCACCATCGGCCTGGGCGAGGGCGTGTCCCTCAGCGTGCTCTGGCCGCGCGTGCCCCAGGAGCCCTTCCTGGACGACACGCGCTCGGACCCGAACTCCAACTCCATCGTCGCAAAGCTGACGTATGGGAAGACGGCCATCCTCTTCACGGGCGACGCCGAGCCGGACACGGAGGCCGCCCTTCTCCAGAAGCGCATCGACTTCACCTCCACCGTGCTCAAGGTCGCCCACCATGGCGGGCGCCACTCGTCCACCGCCGCGTTCCTCGCCGCAGTGAAGCCGAAGGCCGCCGTCATCTCCTGCGGCGTGGGCAACGACTACGGGCACCCCACCCCGGAGGCGCTGGAGCGACTGAAGGCCACGGGCGCCCGCGTCTTCCGCACCGACCAGGACGGCGAGGTGGTGGCCGTGAGCGATGGCACCTCCGTCAGCCTGCGCGCGGGCAACGGGGGCGCGGCCCTGGTGGCGCCCGGTGGGGTGAAGCCCGGCCCCGTCGCGCTCGGCCCCATCCTCCCGAGCCCTTCGCGGGCCCGGCGCTCACGGGACAGGGAGCCCGAGCCCGCCCCGCGCGGCGGCACGGGCGCCGTCACCGTGAAGCGGCCCGACCCGGCGCCCCCCACGACGCCCCGGGGGAGCGCGGCCGTCGGCGCGGAGGTCTCGCGCTTCATCGGGCTGAAGGGCAGCAAGGTGTTCCACCGCGAGGACTGCGGGGCGCTGAAGCGCTCCAAGTCCGAGCGCACCGTGTATACGAGCCGTGACGCCGCCGCCCGCGAGCGTCGCCCCGCCGAGGACTGCCACCCATGA
- the deoC gene encoding deoxyribose-phosphate aldolase, with protein MSDSEDVIKFVEEIADQARRRMHAWKEASTQEANAAAAPATRPATGRVDVEALRSPAELAPYIDHTLLKPEARAQDVVKVAEEARQHGFATVCVNSVHVATAAKVLAGSSTVPIAVVGFPLGASLPSAKAFEAREAIRAGAREIDMVLNLGALKARDHALVHQDIAAVVDACGPVPVKVILETGQLTDEEKVIACALSKAAGATFVKTSTGFGPGGATAEDVALMRRVVGDDVGVKASGGIRSADDAMKMLRAGANRLGASASVAIVTGQSSTAKY; from the coding sequence ATGTCCGACTCCGAGGACGTCATCAAGTTCGTCGAGGAGATCGCCGACCAGGCCCGCCGACGCATGCACGCCTGGAAGGAAGCCTCGACCCAGGAAGCCAACGCCGCCGCGGCGCCCGCCACCCGGCCGGCCACGGGCCGTGTCGACGTGGAGGCCCTGCGCTCCCCGGCGGAGCTGGCCCCCTACATCGACCACACGCTGCTCAAGCCCGAGGCCCGCGCCCAGGACGTGGTGAAGGTGGCCGAGGAGGCCCGGCAGCACGGCTTCGCCACCGTGTGCGTGAACAGCGTGCATGTGGCCACCGCCGCGAAGGTGCTGGCGGGCTCCTCCACCGTGCCCATCGCCGTGGTGGGCTTCCCGCTGGGCGCGTCGCTGCCGTCCGCCAAGGCCTTCGAGGCCCGCGAGGCCATCCGCGCCGGGGCGCGGGAAATCGACATGGTGCTCAACCTGGGCGCGCTCAAGGCCCGGGACCATGCCCTGGTGCACCAGGACATCGCCGCGGTGGTGGACGCCTGCGGCCCGGTGCCGGTGAAGGTCATCCTGGAGACGGGCCAGCTCACGGACGAGGAGAAGGTCATCGCCTGCGCGCTGTCCAAGGCCGCGGGGGCCACCTTCGTGAAGACGTCCACCGGCTTCGGCCCGGGGGGCGCCACCGCCGAGGACGTGGCGCTGATGCGCCGGGTGGTGGGCGACGACGTGGGCGTGAAGGCGTCCGGTGGCATCCGCTCCGCGGACGACGCGATGAAGATGCTGCGCGCGGGCGCCAACCGCCTGGGCGCGTCCGCGTCGGTGGCCATCGTCACGGGCCAGTCCTCCACCGCGAAGTACTGA